The following coding sequences are from one Leptolyngbya sp. NIES-3755 window:
- a CDS encoding transcriptional regulator, PadR-like family (similar to AA sequence:cyanobase_aa:PCC7424_1695) encodes MFRPFDRRSLVPAWAGEGAGNSFFMSGRHGHKGRSGDDWGEGPRTRRGDIKFILLELLSERPQHGYELIKELEARRGGFRRPSPGSVYPTLQMLEEGGYLTSEEVEGKRVYTITDSGRQLLSDRPAPRRDRESSQPAELIELRQTLTEVNDAVTQVARSSNREQANRVRDLLVQVKREIYKLLSEQ; translated from the coding sequence ATGTTCAGACCCTTCGATCGCCGTTCTCTCGTACCCGCTTGGGCAGGAGAAGGAGCGGGCAATTCATTCTTCATGAGTGGACGACATGGGCACAAAGGTCGGTCTGGTGACGATTGGGGCGAGGGTCCTCGTACTCGTCGCGGAGACATCAAGTTCATTCTGCTGGAGCTTTTATCAGAGCGTCCTCAGCATGGCTATGAATTGATCAAAGAGCTAGAAGCCCGTCGCGGTGGCTTTCGTCGCCCCAGTCCAGGTTCGGTCTATCCGACGCTGCAAATGTTGGAAGAAGGCGGATATTTGACCAGTGAGGAAGTTGAAGGCAAGAGAGTTTACACGATTACAGACAGCGGTAGACAACTGTTGAGCGATCGTCCTGCTCCCAGACGCGATCGTGAATCTAGTCAGCCTGCCGAATTGATCGAGTTGCGCCAGACTTTAACCGAAGTCAATGATGCCGTCACTCAAGTGGCGCGAAGCAGCAATCGGGAGCAAGCGAATCGAGTTCGTGATCTGCTCGTTCAAGTAAAACGTGAAATTTACAAGCTGCTTTCAGAGCAGTAA